One segment of Solanum lycopersicum chromosome 1, SLM_r2.1 DNA contains the following:
- the LOC101262960 gene encoding topless-related protein 3 isoform X2, with protein sequence MSSLSRELVFLILQFLEEEKFKESVHKLEQESGFFFNMKYFEEKVHAGEWDEVEKYLSGFTKVDDNRYSMKIFFEIRKQKYLEALDKQDKAKAVEILVSDLKVFSTFNEDLYKEITQLLTLTNFRENEQLSKYGDTKTARSIMLIELKKLIEANPLFREKLVFPTLRSSRLRTLINQSLNWQHQLCKNPRPNPDIKTLFTDHTCTPPNGAVAPTPVNLPPAAIAKPAAFTALGAHGPFPPAAAAAANANALAGWMANAAASSSVQAAVVTASSLPVPPNQVSILKRPLTPPATLGMLDYQSADHEQLMKRLRPAQSVEEVTYPTVRQQASWSLDDLPRTVAFTLPQGSSVTSMDFHPSHHTYLLVGSTNGEITLWEVATREKLVAKAFKIWDVQACTLTFQASASKDAPFSVSRVAWSPDGTFVGVAFSKHLVHLYATVGTNDLRQHLEMDAHAGSVNDLAFAYPNKQLCIVTCGDDKLIKVWDITGRKLFNFEGHEAPVYSICPHQKESIQFIFSTAIDGKIKAWLYDNMGSRVDYDAPGHWCTTMLYSADGTRLFSCGTGKEGDSFLVEWNESEGAIKRTYSGFRKKSAGVVQFDTTQNHFLAVGEDSQIKFWDMDNINILTTIDADGGLPSLPRLRFNKEGNLLAVTTADNGIKILGNPAGMRSLRTVEAPPFEALRSPIEAAAIKQGSGSSVPNATPVNCKVERSSPIRPSPILNGVDSVPRSMEKPRILEEVSDKAKPWQLTEILDQAQCRLVTMPESSDSNNKVARLLYTNSGVGILALGSNGTQKLWKWTRNEQNPSGKATANVVPQYWQPNSGLLMTNDIVGINLEEAVPCIALSKNDSYVMSAAGGKVSLFNMMTFKVMTTFMPPPPASTFLAFHPQDNNIIAIGMEDSTIHIYNVRVDEVKSKLKGHQKRITGLAFSTNLNILVSSGADAQLCLWSIDSWDKRKSVPIQLPAGKAPSGDTRVQFHADQVRLLVSHETQLAIYDASKMERIRQWVPQDALSAPITYAAYSCNSQLVYASFSDGNIGVFDADTLRLRCRVAPSAYLSQAVLTGSQSVYPLVVAAHPQEPSQFAVGLTDGTVKVIEPLESEGKWGVSPPVDNGMLNGRVASSSTANNHAADQVQR encoded by the exons ATGTCTTCTCTTAGCAGAGAATTGGTGTTCCTCATACTTCAGTTTCTAGAAGAGGAGAAATTTAAGGAGTCCGTTCACAA GCTCGAGCAAGAATCAGGATTTTTCTTCAATATGAAGTACTTTGAGGAGAAAGTACATGCAGGTGAGTGGGACGAAGTTGAGAAGTACTTGTCCGGATTTACCAAAGTTGACGACAACAGATATTCAATGAAAATCTTTTTTGAGATTAGAAAGCAGAAATATCTTGAAGCTCTTGATAA GCAAGACAAGGCAAAGGCAGTTGAGATTCTTGTGAGTGATTTGAAAGTGTTCTCTACATTCAATGAGGACCTTTACAAAGAGATCACTCAACTCTTGACGCTTACCAATTTCAG AGAGAACGAGCAGCTTTCGAAGTATGGTGACACCAAGACAGCGCGTAGCATAATGTTGATAGAGCTGAAGAAGTTGATTGAAGCAAATCCTCTTTTCCGTGAAAAGCTCGTCTTCCCGACTCTGAGATCTTCAAGATTGCGTACATTAATCAATCAAAG TCTCAACTGGCAGCACCAGCTTTGCAAGAACCCAAGGCCAAACCCTGACATTAAGACTCTGTTCACAGATCATACATGCACTCCTCCAAATGGGGCTGTTGCACCTACACCCGTTAATCTTCCTCCTGCAGCGATTGCAAAACCTGCCGCTTTTACAGCACTTGGTGCACATGGG CCCTTTCCACCTGCAGCAGCAGCTGCTGCAAATGCTAATGCTTTAGCAGGTTGGATGGCAAACGCCGCTGCTTCTTCATCTGTCCAAGCTGCTGTTGTGACAGCATCATCCCTGCCTGTTCCACCAAATCAAG TTTCAATTTTGAAGCGCCCCCTCACACCTCCAGCTACATTAGGCATGCTTGACTATCAGAGTGCTGATCATGAGCAATTAATGAAACGTTTACGACCTGCACAGTCTGTTGAGGAG GTTACGTATCCTACAGTTCGTCAGCAAGCTTCTTGGTCCCTTGATGACTTACCAAGGACCGTAGCTTTTACTTTACCTCAAGGATCCTCAGTCACTAGCATGGACTTTCATCCTTCTCATCATACATATCTGCTCG TTGGATCCACCAATGGTGAAATAACGCTCTGGGAAGTAGCAACACGAGAGAAGTTGGTTGCGAAGGCATTTAAAATATGGGATGTTCAAGCGTGTACTCTGACATTTCAG GCTTCTGCTTCCAAAGATGCACCATTTTCTGTAAGCCGTGTTGCCTGGAGTCCAGATGGGACCTTCGTTG GAGTTGCATTCTCTAAGCATTTGGTCCATCTGTATGCCACTGTTGGAACAAATGATTTGCGCCAGCATTTGGAG ATGGATGCCCATGCTGGAAGTGTTAACGACTTAGCATTTGCTTATCCAAACAAGCAGTTATGTATAGTAACATGTGGAGATGATAAGTTGATAAAG GTGTGGGATATAACAGGAAGAAAGCTGTTTAATTTTGAAGGACATGAAGCTCCTGTATATTCCATATGCCCTCATCAGAAGGAGAGCATTCAG TTCATTTTTTCTACTGCTATAGATGGAAAAATAAAAGCTTGGCTGTATGACAATATGGGATCTCGAGTTGACTATGATGCTCCTGGTCATTGGTGTACCACCATGCTTTATAGTGCTGATGGAACTAG ATTGTTCTCTTGTGGAACCGGTAAAGAAGGTGATTCTTTTCTTGTGGAATGGAATGAAAGTGAAGGAGCCATAAAGAGGACTTATTCTGGGTTTAGAAAGAAATCAGCTGGTGTTGTGCAGTTTGACACAACTCAAAATCACTTCTTGGCTGTGGGTGAAGATAGCCAGATAAAATTTTGGGACATGGACAATATAAATATTCTTACAACTATAGATGCTGATGGTGGTCTCCCG AGTCTTCCACGCTTGAGATTCAATAAGGAGGGGAATCTTCTTGCTGTTACTACTGCTGACAATGGGATTAAGATACTGGGAAACCCTGCTGGTATGAGATCCTTGAGAACAGTTGAGGCCCCACCTTTTGAAGCACTAAGATCACCCATTGAAGCAGCTGCTATAAAG CAGGGTTCTGGCTCTTCTGTTCCAAATGCTACTCCTGTCAATTGTAAAGTTGAAAGGAGCTCTCCTATCAGGCCGTCTCCTATCCTT AATGGAGTTGATTCTGTGCCCAGAAGCATGGAGAAACCAAGAATATTGGAGGAAGTTTCAGATAAGGCCAAACCCTGGCAGTTAACGGAAATTTTAGACCAAGCTCAATGCAGGCTGGTTACCATGCCTGAGAGTTCAGATTCGAATAATAAG GTTGCAAGGCTTCTTTATACAAATTCTGGTGTTGGTATTCTGGCACTTGGTTCGAATGGTACTCAAAAGTTGTGGAAGTGGACACGCAATGAACAAAATCCAAGTGGCAAG GCCACTGCTAATGTTGTTCCACAATATTGGCAACCGAACAGTGGTCTTCTTATGACCAACGATATTGTAGGTATCAATTTGGAAGAGGCTGTTCCTTGTATAGCTCTCTCAAAGAATGACTCTTATGTAATGTCAGCTGCTGGTGGGAAAGTGTCACTGTTCAATATGATGACGTTTAAG GTAATGACAACATTTATGCCACCTCCGCCGGCTTCAACTTTCTTAGCATTCCATCCTCAAGATAACAATATTATTGCCATTGGCATGGAGGACTCAACGATCCACATTTATAATGTTAGGGTTGATGAG GTAAAATCCAAGTTAAAAGGCCATCAGAAGCGCATTACTGGTCTTGCTTTCTCCACCAACCTCAACATATTGGTTTCATCAGGTGCTGATGCTCAG CTCTGTTTATGGAGCATTGATTCATGGGACAAGAGGAAATCAGTTCCCATTCAGCTGCCTGCTGGTAAAGCACCTAGTGGTGACACTCGAGTACAGTTCCATGCGGACCAAGTCCGCTTGCTAGTATCCCATGAAACACAGTTAGCAATTTATGATGCATCAAAGATGGAAAGAATTCGCCAG TGGGTCCCCCAAGATGCACTTTCTGCTCCAATAACCTATGCGGCTTACTCTTGCAACAGTCAACTAGTTTATGCTTCCTTTTCTGATGGCAACATCGGGGTATTTGATGCCGATACTCTAAGACTTAGATGTCGTGTTGCTCCCTCAGCTTATTTGTCGCAGGCAGTGTTGACTGG GAGTCAATCTGTGTATCCGTTAGTAGTTGCAGCACATCCACAAGAACCCAGCCAATTTGCAGTTGGGTTGACAGATGGAACTGTTAAAGTGATTGAACCACTGGAATCTGAAGGGAAGTGGGGCGTAAGTCCACCTGTTGATAATGGGATGTTAAATGGCAGGGTGGCCTCCTCTTCGACGGCTAACAACCATGCTGCTGACCAAGTTCAAAGATGA
- the LOC101262960 gene encoding topless-related protein 3 isoform X3, producing the protein MSSLSRELVFLILQFLEEEKFKESVHKLEQESGFFFNMKYFEEKVHAGEWDEVEKYLSGFTKVDDNRYSMKIFFEIRKQKYLEALDKQDKAKAVEILVSDLKVFSTFNEDLYKEITQLLTLTNFRENEQLSKYGDTKTARSIMLIELKKLIEANPLFREKLVFPTLRSSRLRTLINQSLNWQHQLCKNPRPNPDIKTLFTDHTCTPPNGAVAPTPVNLPPAAIAKPAAFTALGAHGPFPPAAAAAANANALAGWMANAAASSSVQAAVVTASSLPVPPNQVSILKRPLTPPATLGMLDYQSADHEQLMKRLRPAQSVEEVTYPTVRQQASWSLDDLPRTVAFTLPQGSSVTSMDFHPSHHTYLLVGSTNGEITLWEVATREKLVAKAFKIWDVQACTLTFQASASKDAPFSVSRVAWSPDGTFVGVAFSKHLVHLYATVGTNDLRQHLEMDAHAGSVNDLAFAYPNKQLCIVTCGDDKLIKVWDITGRKLFNFEGHEAPVYSICPHQKESIQFIFSTAIDGKIKAWLYDNMGSRVDYDAPGHWCTTMLYSADGTRLFSCGTGKEGDSFLVEWNESEGAIKRTYSGFRKKSAGVVQFDTTQNHFLAVGEDSQIKFWDMDNINILTTIDADGGLPSLPRLRFNKEGNLLAVTTADNGIKILGNPAGMRSLRTVEAPPFEALRSPIEAAAIKGSGSSVPNATPVNCKVERSSPIRPSPILNGVDSVPRSMEKPRILEEVSDKAKPWQLTEILDQAQCRLVTMPESSDSNNKVARLLYTNSGVGILALGSNGTQKLWKWTRNEQNPSGKATANVVPQYWQPNSGLLMTNDIVGINLEEAVPCIALSKNDSYVMSAAGGKVSLFNMMTFKVMTTFMPPPPASTFLAFHPQDNNIIAIGMEDSTIHIYNVRVDEVKSKLKGHQKRITGLAFSTNLNILVSSGADAQLCLWSIDSWDKRKSVPIQLPAGKAPSGDTRVQFHADQVRLLVSHETQLAIYDASKMERIRQWVPQDALSAPITYAAYSCNSQLVYASFSDGNIGVFDADTLRLRCRVAPSAYLSQAVLTGSQSVYPLVVAAHPQEPSQFAVGLTDGTVKVIEPLESEGKWGVSPPVDNGMLNGRVASSSTANNHAADQVQR; encoded by the exons ATGTCTTCTCTTAGCAGAGAATTGGTGTTCCTCATACTTCAGTTTCTAGAAGAGGAGAAATTTAAGGAGTCCGTTCACAA GCTCGAGCAAGAATCAGGATTTTTCTTCAATATGAAGTACTTTGAGGAGAAAGTACATGCAGGTGAGTGGGACGAAGTTGAGAAGTACTTGTCCGGATTTACCAAAGTTGACGACAACAGATATTCAATGAAAATCTTTTTTGAGATTAGAAAGCAGAAATATCTTGAAGCTCTTGATAA GCAAGACAAGGCAAAGGCAGTTGAGATTCTTGTGAGTGATTTGAAAGTGTTCTCTACATTCAATGAGGACCTTTACAAAGAGATCACTCAACTCTTGACGCTTACCAATTTCAG AGAGAACGAGCAGCTTTCGAAGTATGGTGACACCAAGACAGCGCGTAGCATAATGTTGATAGAGCTGAAGAAGTTGATTGAAGCAAATCCTCTTTTCCGTGAAAAGCTCGTCTTCCCGACTCTGAGATCTTCAAGATTGCGTACATTAATCAATCAAAG TCTCAACTGGCAGCACCAGCTTTGCAAGAACCCAAGGCCAAACCCTGACATTAAGACTCTGTTCACAGATCATACATGCACTCCTCCAAATGGGGCTGTTGCACCTACACCCGTTAATCTTCCTCCTGCAGCGATTGCAAAACCTGCCGCTTTTACAGCACTTGGTGCACATGGG CCCTTTCCACCTGCAGCAGCAGCTGCTGCAAATGCTAATGCTTTAGCAGGTTGGATGGCAAACGCCGCTGCTTCTTCATCTGTCCAAGCTGCTGTTGTGACAGCATCATCCCTGCCTGTTCCACCAAATCAAG TTTCAATTTTGAAGCGCCCCCTCACACCTCCAGCTACATTAGGCATGCTTGACTATCAGAGTGCTGATCATGAGCAATTAATGAAACGTTTACGACCTGCACAGTCTGTTGAGGAG GTTACGTATCCTACAGTTCGTCAGCAAGCTTCTTGGTCCCTTGATGACTTACCAAGGACCGTAGCTTTTACTTTACCTCAAGGATCCTCAGTCACTAGCATGGACTTTCATCCTTCTCATCATACATATCTGCTCG TTGGATCCACCAATGGTGAAATAACGCTCTGGGAAGTAGCAACACGAGAGAAGTTGGTTGCGAAGGCATTTAAAATATGGGATGTTCAAGCGTGTACTCTGACATTTCAG GCTTCTGCTTCCAAAGATGCACCATTTTCTGTAAGCCGTGTTGCCTGGAGTCCAGATGGGACCTTCGTTG GAGTTGCATTCTCTAAGCATTTGGTCCATCTGTATGCCACTGTTGGAACAAATGATTTGCGCCAGCATTTGGAG ATGGATGCCCATGCTGGAAGTGTTAACGACTTAGCATTTGCTTATCCAAACAAGCAGTTATGTATAGTAACATGTGGAGATGATAAGTTGATAAAG GTGTGGGATATAACAGGAAGAAAGCTGTTTAATTTTGAAGGACATGAAGCTCCTGTATATTCCATATGCCCTCATCAGAAGGAGAGCATTCAG TTCATTTTTTCTACTGCTATAGATGGAAAAATAAAAGCTTGGCTGTATGACAATATGGGATCTCGAGTTGACTATGATGCTCCTGGTCATTGGTGTACCACCATGCTTTATAGTGCTGATGGAACTAG ATTGTTCTCTTGTGGAACCGGTAAAGAAGGTGATTCTTTTCTTGTGGAATGGAATGAAAGTGAAGGAGCCATAAAGAGGACTTATTCTGGGTTTAGAAAGAAATCAGCTGGTGTTGTGCAGTTTGACACAACTCAAAATCACTTCTTGGCTGTGGGTGAAGATAGCCAGATAAAATTTTGGGACATGGACAATATAAATATTCTTACAACTATAGATGCTGATGGTGGTCTCCCG AGTCTTCCACGCTTGAGATTCAATAAGGAGGGGAATCTTCTTGCTGTTACTACTGCTGACAATGGGATTAAGATACTGGGAAACCCTGCTGGTATGAGATCCTTGAGAACAGTTGAGGCCCCACCTTTTGAAGCACTAAGATCACCCATTGAAGCAGCTGCTATAAAG GGTTCTGGCTCTTCTGTTCCAAATGCTACTCCTGTCAATTGTAAAGTTGAAAGGAGCTCTCCTATCAGGCCGTCTCCTATCCTT AATGGAGTTGATTCTGTGCCCAGAAGCATGGAGAAACCAAGAATATTGGAGGAAGTTTCAGATAAGGCCAAACCCTGGCAGTTAACGGAAATTTTAGACCAAGCTCAATGCAGGCTGGTTACCATGCCTGAGAGTTCAGATTCGAATAATAAG GTTGCAAGGCTTCTTTATACAAATTCTGGTGTTGGTATTCTGGCACTTGGTTCGAATGGTACTCAAAAGTTGTGGAAGTGGACACGCAATGAACAAAATCCAAGTGGCAAG GCCACTGCTAATGTTGTTCCACAATATTGGCAACCGAACAGTGGTCTTCTTATGACCAACGATATTGTAGGTATCAATTTGGAAGAGGCTGTTCCTTGTATAGCTCTCTCAAAGAATGACTCTTATGTAATGTCAGCTGCTGGTGGGAAAGTGTCACTGTTCAATATGATGACGTTTAAG GTAATGACAACATTTATGCCACCTCCGCCGGCTTCAACTTTCTTAGCATTCCATCCTCAAGATAACAATATTATTGCCATTGGCATGGAGGACTCAACGATCCACATTTATAATGTTAGGGTTGATGAG GTAAAATCCAAGTTAAAAGGCCATCAGAAGCGCATTACTGGTCTTGCTTTCTCCACCAACCTCAACATATTGGTTTCATCAGGTGCTGATGCTCAG CTCTGTTTATGGAGCATTGATTCATGGGACAAGAGGAAATCAGTTCCCATTCAGCTGCCTGCTGGTAAAGCACCTAGTGGTGACACTCGAGTACAGTTCCATGCGGACCAAGTCCGCTTGCTAGTATCCCATGAAACACAGTTAGCAATTTATGATGCATCAAAGATGGAAAGAATTCGCCAG TGGGTCCCCCAAGATGCACTTTCTGCTCCAATAACCTATGCGGCTTACTCTTGCAACAGTCAACTAGTTTATGCTTCCTTTTCTGATGGCAACATCGGGGTATTTGATGCCGATACTCTAAGACTTAGATGTCGTGTTGCTCCCTCAGCTTATTTGTCGCAGGCAGTGTTGACTGG GAGTCAATCTGTGTATCCGTTAGTAGTTGCAGCACATCCACAAGAACCCAGCCAATTTGCAGTTGGGTTGACAGATGGAACTGTTAAAGTGATTGAACCACTGGAATCTGAAGGGAAGTGGGGCGTAAGTCCACCTGTTGATAATGGGATGTTAAATGGCAGGGTGGCCTCCTCTTCGACGGCTAACAACCATGCTGCTGACCAAGTTCAAAGATGA
- the LOC101262960 gene encoding topless-related protein 3 isoform X1 — protein sequence MSSLSRELVFLILQFLEEEKFKESVHKLEQESGFFFNMKYFEEKVHAGEWDEVEKYLSGFTKVDDNRYSMKIFFEIRKQKYLEALDKQDKAKAVEILVSDLKVFSTFNEDLYKEITQLLTLTNFRENEQLSKYGDTKTARSIMLIELKKLIEANPLFREKLVFPTLRSSRLRTLINQSLNWQHQLCKNPRPNPDIKTLFTDHTCTPPNGAVAPTPVNLPPAAIAKPAAFTALGAHGPFPPAAAAAANANALAGWMANAAASSSVQAAVVTASSLPVPPNQVSILKRPLTPPATLGMLDYQSADHEQLMKRLRPAQSVEEVTYPTVRQQASWSLDDLPRTVAFTLPQGSSVTSMDFHPSHHTYLLVGSTNGEITLWEVATREKLVAKAFKIWDVQACTLTFQASASKDAPFSVSRVAWSPDGTFVGVCLSLILLLYAFLWMFITVLCIAGVAFSKHLVHLYATVGTNDLRQHLEMDAHAGSVNDLAFAYPNKQLCIVTCGDDKLIKVWDITGRKLFNFEGHEAPVYSICPHQKESIQFIFSTAIDGKIKAWLYDNMGSRVDYDAPGHWCTTMLYSADGTRLFSCGTGKEGDSFLVEWNESEGAIKRTYSGFRKKSAGVVQFDTTQNHFLAVGEDSQIKFWDMDNINILTTIDADGGLPSLPRLRFNKEGNLLAVTTADNGIKILGNPAGMRSLRTVEAPPFEALRSPIEAAAIKGSGSSVPNATPVNCKVERSSPIRPSPILNGVDSVPRSMEKPRILEEVSDKAKPWQLTEILDQAQCRLVTMPESSDSNNKVARLLYTNSGVGILALGSNGTQKLWKWTRNEQNPSGKATANVVPQYWQPNSGLLMTNDIVGINLEEAVPCIALSKNDSYVMSAAGGKVSLFNMMTFKVMTTFMPPPPASTFLAFHPQDNNIIAIGMEDSTIHIYNVRVDEVKSKLKGHQKRITGLAFSTNLNILVSSGADAQLCLWSIDSWDKRKSVPIQLPAGKAPSGDTRVQFHADQVRLLVSHETQLAIYDASKMERIRQWVPQDALSAPITYAAYSCNSQLVYASFSDGNIGVFDADTLRLRCRVAPSAYLSQAVLTGSQSVYPLVVAAHPQEPSQFAVGLTDGTVKVIEPLESEGKWGVSPPVDNGMLNGRVASSSTANNHAADQVQR from the exons ATGTCTTCTCTTAGCAGAGAATTGGTGTTCCTCATACTTCAGTTTCTAGAAGAGGAGAAATTTAAGGAGTCCGTTCACAA GCTCGAGCAAGAATCAGGATTTTTCTTCAATATGAAGTACTTTGAGGAGAAAGTACATGCAGGTGAGTGGGACGAAGTTGAGAAGTACTTGTCCGGATTTACCAAAGTTGACGACAACAGATATTCAATGAAAATCTTTTTTGAGATTAGAAAGCAGAAATATCTTGAAGCTCTTGATAA GCAAGACAAGGCAAAGGCAGTTGAGATTCTTGTGAGTGATTTGAAAGTGTTCTCTACATTCAATGAGGACCTTTACAAAGAGATCACTCAACTCTTGACGCTTACCAATTTCAG AGAGAACGAGCAGCTTTCGAAGTATGGTGACACCAAGACAGCGCGTAGCATAATGTTGATAGAGCTGAAGAAGTTGATTGAAGCAAATCCTCTTTTCCGTGAAAAGCTCGTCTTCCCGACTCTGAGATCTTCAAGATTGCGTACATTAATCAATCAAAG TCTCAACTGGCAGCACCAGCTTTGCAAGAACCCAAGGCCAAACCCTGACATTAAGACTCTGTTCACAGATCATACATGCACTCCTCCAAATGGGGCTGTTGCACCTACACCCGTTAATCTTCCTCCTGCAGCGATTGCAAAACCTGCCGCTTTTACAGCACTTGGTGCACATGGG CCCTTTCCACCTGCAGCAGCAGCTGCTGCAAATGCTAATGCTTTAGCAGGTTGGATGGCAAACGCCGCTGCTTCTTCATCTGTCCAAGCTGCTGTTGTGACAGCATCATCCCTGCCTGTTCCACCAAATCAAG TTTCAATTTTGAAGCGCCCCCTCACACCTCCAGCTACATTAGGCATGCTTGACTATCAGAGTGCTGATCATGAGCAATTAATGAAACGTTTACGACCTGCACAGTCTGTTGAGGAG GTTACGTATCCTACAGTTCGTCAGCAAGCTTCTTGGTCCCTTGATGACTTACCAAGGACCGTAGCTTTTACTTTACCTCAAGGATCCTCAGTCACTAGCATGGACTTTCATCCTTCTCATCATACATATCTGCTCG TTGGATCCACCAATGGTGAAATAACGCTCTGGGAAGTAGCAACACGAGAGAAGTTGGTTGCGAAGGCATTTAAAATATGGGATGTTCAAGCGTGTACTCTGACATTTCAG GCTTCTGCTTCCAAAGATGCACCATTTTCTGTAAGCCGTGTTGCCTGGAGTCCAGATGGGACCTTCGTTGGTGTGTGTCtttcattaattttgttattatacGCATTCTTGTGGATGTTCATAACTGTACTTTGTATTGCAGGAGTTGCATTCTCTAAGCATTTGGTCCATCTGTATGCCACTGTTGGAACAAATGATTTGCGCCAGCATTTGGAG ATGGATGCCCATGCTGGAAGTGTTAACGACTTAGCATTTGCTTATCCAAACAAGCAGTTATGTATAGTAACATGTGGAGATGATAAGTTGATAAAG GTGTGGGATATAACAGGAAGAAAGCTGTTTAATTTTGAAGGACATGAAGCTCCTGTATATTCCATATGCCCTCATCAGAAGGAGAGCATTCAG TTCATTTTTTCTACTGCTATAGATGGAAAAATAAAAGCTTGGCTGTATGACAATATGGGATCTCGAGTTGACTATGATGCTCCTGGTCATTGGTGTACCACCATGCTTTATAGTGCTGATGGAACTAG ATTGTTCTCTTGTGGAACCGGTAAAGAAGGTGATTCTTTTCTTGTGGAATGGAATGAAAGTGAAGGAGCCATAAAGAGGACTTATTCTGGGTTTAGAAAGAAATCAGCTGGTGTTGTGCAGTTTGACACAACTCAAAATCACTTCTTGGCTGTGGGTGAAGATAGCCAGATAAAATTTTGGGACATGGACAATATAAATATTCTTACAACTATAGATGCTGATGGTGGTCTCCCG AGTCTTCCACGCTTGAGATTCAATAAGGAGGGGAATCTTCTTGCTGTTACTACTGCTGACAATGGGATTAAGATACTGGGAAACCCTGCTGGTATGAGATCCTTGAGAACAGTTGAGGCCCCACCTTTTGAAGCACTAAGATCACCCATTGAAGCAGCTGCTATAAAG GGTTCTGGCTCTTCTGTTCCAAATGCTACTCCTGTCAATTGTAAAGTTGAAAGGAGCTCTCCTATCAGGCCGTCTCCTATCCTT AATGGAGTTGATTCTGTGCCCAGAAGCATGGAGAAACCAAGAATATTGGAGGAAGTTTCAGATAAGGCCAAACCCTGGCAGTTAACGGAAATTTTAGACCAAGCTCAATGCAGGCTGGTTACCATGCCTGAGAGTTCAGATTCGAATAATAAG GTTGCAAGGCTTCTTTATACAAATTCTGGTGTTGGTATTCTGGCACTTGGTTCGAATGGTACTCAAAAGTTGTGGAAGTGGACACGCAATGAACAAAATCCAAGTGGCAAG GCCACTGCTAATGTTGTTCCACAATATTGGCAACCGAACAGTGGTCTTCTTATGACCAACGATATTGTAGGTATCAATTTGGAAGAGGCTGTTCCTTGTATAGCTCTCTCAAAGAATGACTCTTATGTAATGTCAGCTGCTGGTGGGAAAGTGTCACTGTTCAATATGATGACGTTTAAG GTAATGACAACATTTATGCCACCTCCGCCGGCTTCAACTTTCTTAGCATTCCATCCTCAAGATAACAATATTATTGCCATTGGCATGGAGGACTCAACGATCCACATTTATAATGTTAGGGTTGATGAG GTAAAATCCAAGTTAAAAGGCCATCAGAAGCGCATTACTGGTCTTGCTTTCTCCACCAACCTCAACATATTGGTTTCATCAGGTGCTGATGCTCAG CTCTGTTTATGGAGCATTGATTCATGGGACAAGAGGAAATCAGTTCCCATTCAGCTGCCTGCTGGTAAAGCACCTAGTGGTGACACTCGAGTACAGTTCCATGCGGACCAAGTCCGCTTGCTAGTATCCCATGAAACACAGTTAGCAATTTATGATGCATCAAAGATGGAAAGAATTCGCCAG TGGGTCCCCCAAGATGCACTTTCTGCTCCAATAACCTATGCGGCTTACTCTTGCAACAGTCAACTAGTTTATGCTTCCTTTTCTGATGGCAACATCGGGGTATTTGATGCCGATACTCTAAGACTTAGATGTCGTGTTGCTCCCTCAGCTTATTTGTCGCAGGCAGTGTTGACTGG GAGTCAATCTGTGTATCCGTTAGTAGTTGCAGCACATCCACAAGAACCCAGCCAATTTGCAGTTGGGTTGACAGATGGAACTGTTAAAGTGATTGAACCACTGGAATCTGAAGGGAAGTGGGGCGTAAGTCCACCTGTTGATAATGGGATGTTAAATGGCAGGGTGGCCTCCTCTTCGACGGCTAACAACCATGCTGCTGACCAAGTTCAAAGATGA